One Erythrobacter sp. SDW2 genomic region harbors:
- a CDS encoding SDR family oxidoreductase encodes MNFADGHAAIVTGGASGLGHASAVALREAGFKVAIFDINTEEGPAKAEAIGATFHHVNIMDEQSVVDGFAAARAANGQERLTVHCAMASGRGKTISWDKEAGCYKKLPTGQYAFGAEGILTSSFRIASHSALGMANSEPVTEDGERGAIILTASVAAQDGQIGQVIYGSCKNGVNGLVLPMARDLMDLGIRVNSIMPGIFATPLMLGMKDRNPQMWDQLNASVPFPKRLGHPEEFASLVLEIARNGYINGHQFRLDGAIRMPPR; translated from the coding sequence ATGAATTTCGCAGACGGCCACGCCGCCATCGTCACCGGTGGGGCTTCAGGTCTCGGACATGCCAGCGCGGTCGCGCTGCGCGAAGCCGGGTTCAAGGTCGCCATTTTCGACATCAACACCGAAGAAGGCCCAGCCAAGGCCGAAGCGATCGGCGCGACCTTCCACCACGTCAATATCATGGACGAGCAATCGGTGGTCGACGGCTTCGCCGCTGCCCGTGCCGCCAACGGGCAGGAACGCCTCACCGTCCACTGCGCCATGGCCAGCGGGCGCGGCAAGACCATCAGCTGGGACAAGGAGGCCGGCTGCTACAAGAAGCTGCCGACCGGACAATATGCCTTCGGCGCGGAAGGTATCCTGACCTCCAGCTTCCGCATCGCCAGCCATTCGGCACTCGGCATGGCCAACAGCGAGCCTGTGACCGAAGACGGCGAGCGCGGCGCGATCATCCTCACCGCCAGCGTCGCCGCGCAGGACGGTCAGATCGGGCAGGTCATCTACGGCAGCTGCAAAAACGGGGTGAACGGTCTGGTGCTGCCGATGGCGCGCGACCTGATGGACCTCGGCATCAGGGTCAACTCGATCATGCCCGGCATTTTCGCTACCCCGCTGATGCTGGGCATGAAGGACCGCAATCCGCAGATGTGGGACCAACTGAACGCCAGCGTCCCCTTCCCCAAGCGGCTCGGCCATCCGGAAGAGTTCGCCTCGCTGGTACTGGAAATCGCCCGCAACGGGTACATCAACGGCCACCAGTTCCGTCTGGACGGTGCCATAAGGATGCCGCCCAGGTAG